One stretch of Pradoshia sp. D12 DNA includes these proteins:
- a CDS encoding DUF262 domain-containing protein, with the protein MSKYNVNNTTVSNLISWIHAGEIAIPEIQRPFVWKASKVRDLIDSLYNDYPVGYIITWQNPETRLKDGSISRGKKILIDGQQRVTALMAAVAGMEVVDDDYRKKRIMIAFNPIDEKFEVQNPAITKDVRWIPDISTVFSQGFDQFGFMATYCQANPEITMNELNQVIQRLQKINYNSIGIIELSHSLDIETVTEIFIRINSAGVVLSQADFAMSKIASNDMYEGTLIRKTIDYFSNLMKNPGVYNNIVTNDSDFAALPRFQKLKWLKEYHSSVYEPGYTDVLRVAFTYKFRRGKLSDLVSLLSGRDFEARVNREEIAEASFKKLEEAVMDFVDDTNFKRFIMIVKSTGVIHKSLIRSQNALNFAYALFLLLREKGVNGPEINHIVRKWLVFSLLTGRYSGSPESWFEYDIKRFDTHEDPKRYLEQIEAGELSDAYWNHVLVTRLDSSVKSSPYFNLFVMAQIVNKDQAFLSKSITVQHLIEERGDVHHLFPKKYLQKNGFNNRAQYNQIGNYVFTEQVVNLAIKDQSPKDYLGLVKEQCQTGNLKIGEIVDFEELRTNLAMNCVPDSIFSMTAEDYPAFLEERRRMMAQKIKEYYRRL; encoded by the coding sequence ATGTCAAAATATAACGTAAACAATACGACAGTAAGTAATCTAATAAGCTGGATACATGCTGGTGAAATCGCTATTCCTGAAATCCAACGTCCATTCGTATGGAAGGCTTCGAAAGTTCGAGATTTAATTGATTCCCTCTACAATGATTACCCAGTAGGATATATTATTACGTGGCAGAATCCAGAAACTCGCCTGAAAGACGGCAGTATCTCAAGAGGTAAAAAAATCCTCATAGACGGTCAACAACGGGTGACGGCTCTTATGGCTGCAGTTGCTGGAATGGAAGTCGTGGATGACGATTATCGAAAAAAACGCATTATGATTGCGTTTAATCCTATTGATGAAAAGTTTGAAGTACAAAATCCTGCCATTACGAAAGATGTTAGGTGGATTCCAGATATTTCAACTGTATTTAGTCAGGGATTCGATCAATTTGGATTTATGGCTACCTATTGCCAAGCAAATCCTGAAATCACGATGAATGAGTTGAATCAAGTAATACAAAGGTTACAGAAAATAAATTATAACAGTATAGGTATTATCGAGCTTTCTCATTCGCTTGATATTGAGACGGTTACTGAGATTTTTATTCGTATTAATTCAGCCGGAGTTGTTCTAAGTCAGGCCGATTTTGCAATGTCCAAGATTGCATCAAATGATATGTATGAAGGAACGTTGATTCGTAAAACAATTGACTACTTCTCTAACTTGATGAAGAATCCGGGAGTCTACAATAATATTGTGACGAATGACAGTGATTTTGCTGCATTGCCTCGTTTTCAAAAGCTTAAATGGTTAAAAGAATATCATTCAAGTGTGTATGAGCCAGGATATACAGATGTCCTACGTGTTGCATTCACTTATAAATTTAGGCGTGGGAAGTTGTCGGATCTAGTGAGTCTTCTATCCGGACGGGATTTTGAGGCTCGAGTAAACCGTGAAGAGATTGCAGAAGCTTCTTTTAAAAAGTTGGAAGAAGCTGTAATGGATTTTGTTGATGATACTAATTTTAAGAGATTTATTATGATTGTGAAATCTACTGGAGTTATTCATAAATCTTTAATTAGGTCACAAAATGCATTGAATTTTGCATACGCTTTATTCCTATTGTTAAGAGAAAAAGGAGTAAACGGTCCAGAAATTAATCATATCGTGAGGAAATGGTTAGTCTTTTCTCTCTTAACTGGTAGATATTCAGGTTCTCCAGAATCGTGGTTCGAGTATGATATTAAACGGTTTGATACTCACGAAGATCCAAAGCGCTATCTTGAACAAATAGAGGCTGGTGAGTTGTCAGATGCTTATTGGAACCACGTTTTGGTTACTCGACTAGATTCCTCTGTAAAAAGTAGTCCATATTTCAATCTGTTTGTTATGGCTCAAATTGTAAACAAGGATCAAGCTTTCCTTTCCAAGTCAATTACAGTACAGCATTTAATTGAAGAACGAGGAGATGTACATCATCTTTTCCCGAAAAAATATTTACAAAAGAATGGGTTTAATAACCGAGCACAATATAATCAAATCGGCAATTATGTCTTCACTGAACAGGTGGTCAATTTGGCAATCAAAGACCAATCACCTAAAGACTATTTGGGGTTAGTCAAGGAACAGTGTCAGACGGGCAATCTTAAAATTGGCGAAATAGTGGATTTCGAAGAATTAAGGACCAACTTGGCAATGAACTGTGTACCAGACTCTATATTTTCGATGACAGCAGAAGATTATCCAGCTTTTCTGGAAGAGAGAAGAAGAATGATGGCACAAAAGATAAAAGAGTATTATCGGAGATTGTAA